The Lactobacillus sp. CBA3605 genome contains a region encoding:
- the rplU gene encoding 50S ribosomal protein L21: protein MYAIIVTGGKQYKVEAGQAVYVEKLDAAAGDKVVFDQVVFVGGESTKIGNPTVDGATVEGTVEKQGRERKVVTFKYKAKKGTHTKKGHRQPYTKVTIDTINA, encoded by the coding sequence GTGTACGCAATTATTGTAACTGGTGGTAAACAATATAAGGTTGAAGCAGGTCAAGCTGTTTATGTTGAAAAGCTTGATGCAGCCGCAGGCGATAAGGTTGTTTTTGATCAAGTCGTTTTTGTTGGTGGCGAATCAACTAAGATTGGTAATCCGACTGTTGATGGTGCTACGGTCGAAGGAACTGTTGAAAAGCAGGGCCGCGAACGTAAAGTGGTAACTTTCAAGTATAAGGCCAAAAAAGGGACTCATACGAAGAAGGGTCATCGCCAACCATATACTAAGGTAACGATCGACACAATTAATGCATAA